The Arachis hypogaea cultivar Tifrunner chromosome 16, arahy.Tifrunner.gnm2.J5K5, whole genome shotgun sequence genome contains a region encoding:
- the LOC140180263 gene encoding uncharacterized protein, with protein MATIRPREPLKLYLAASTNTIGCMLAQDDKEGHERDIYYLSRVLTDIESRGRQEKWMLALTEFELQYVPPKAVKGQVIANFLADRLNNPNDQGTNVIDVVSNCWKLYFDGSKHKDGLKILNDKGALDVQILGDTQLMLKQLSKEFKCNNEKLQKYKILLETSEKLAKIHQILVPIEEREVLIIDEWDDDDWRKPIAEYLKNPNIRVDRKIKLKVMNFVLMDDELYKKGVDGSLSKCLSQLDKDIALGEVHKGIYGAHQAGVKMKWVLRRNRVYWPSMIKNCIDYAKTCQECQWHGVIQ; from the exons ATGGCAACTATTCGTCCTCGTGAGCCCTTAAAGTTATATCTTGCAGCATCTACGAATACTATTGGATGTATGTTGGCTCAAGATGATAAAGAAGGTCATGAAAGGGATATTTACTATTTGAGTAGAGTGCTAACCGATATTGAGTCGAG AGGTCGACAAGAGAAGTGGATGCTTGCTTTAACGGAGTTCGAATTGCAATATGTACCGCCTAAAGCTGTGAAAGGTCAGGTCATTGCAAATTTTCTAGCTGATCGACTGAACAATCCCAATGACCAGGGGACAAATGTAATCGATGTAGTTTCTAATTGTTGGAAATTGTATTTTGATGGTTCGAAACATAAGGATG gattaaaaattttgaatgatAAAGGGGCATTAGATGTTCAAATTCTTGGGGATACCCAATTGATGTTGAAACAGTTATCGAAGGAATTTAAGTGTAATAATGAGAAGTTACAGAA ATACAAAATACTCCTTGAAACTTCGGAAAAATTagcaaaaattcatcaaattctaGTACCTATTGAGGAAAGAGAGGTATTGATTATAGATGAATGGGATGATGATGATTGGAGAAAACCAATTGCAGAATATTTGAAAAATCCGAACATTCGAGTGGATCGAAAAATTAAGTTAAAAGTAATGAATTttgtgttgatggatgatgaatTGTACAAGAAAGGCGTCGATGGTAGCCTTTCTAAATGCTTGAGTCAATTGGATAAAGACATTGCTCTTGGAGAAGTTCACAAGGGTATATATGGTGCTCATCAAGCTGGAGTAAAAATGAAATGGGTGCTTCGACGAAATCGAGTGTATTGGCCTTCCATGATTAAAAATTGCATTGATTATGCAAAAACATGCCAAGAGTGTCAGTGGCATGGAGTGATACAGTAG
- the LOC112759167 gene encoding F-box protein CPR1-like: MLFLYFLVFLLFLVVILLPRKSNEILSSKLALPRAETRPKEKISIEHLPEELLSNILSRLPSKELQKCKFVCKSWFHIIKDPHFVTNYYVVYNNHIVTNHDLFVIGRPFPSSKKTFISLLSCNSNDNITNKNKEHVPSKVLNPPCEYNSDHEYWTEIMGPCNGIYFLEGKPNLMMNPSLGQFKALPESHFATPFGGNSLMDYTGFGFDPKTNDYKVVVIKDLWIREKGEEHLGWWRTELYSLNSNSWRKLDAVLPLPIEIWSSSRVYTLVNNCCHWLGYVEDELGKRKDVVLAFDMVNETFRKIHVPRVRDSREESSATLVPRDESARIGVVVHPVRANEKSYDVWVMKDYWNQDSWVKVYSVGPVQVISTLVGICGRDQFLWKNNNEELVMYEAESGKVKCLQVFGKNDSLRAARYMESILSLHRGNEFSRQCVSIDWVHDR; encoded by the coding sequence ATGCTCTTCCTATACTTTCTTGTCTTCCTTTTGTTTCTCGTGGTAATACTCTTGCCAAGGAAGAGTAACGAAATTCTTAGTTCAAAATTAGCGCTGCCCAGAGCCGAAACCCGACCCAAAGAGAAGATTAGCATAGAGCATTTGCCAGAGGAATTGTTATCCAACATCCTCTCAAGGTTACCATCGAAAGAGTTGCAGAAATGTAAGTTTGTTTGCAAGTCATGGTTCCATATCATAAAGGATCCTCATTTTGTTACCAACTACTATGTTGTCTACAACAACCACATAGTAACAAATCATGATCTCTTTGTCATTGGCAGACCCTTTCCTTCTAGCAAGAAAACATTCATTTCTTTGCTTTCTTGTAATAGTAATGATAATATTACCaacaaaaacaaagaacatgTTCCCTCTAAGGTTCTAAACCCTCCTTGTGAATACAATTCTGATCACGAATATTGGACCGAAATCATGGGTCCTTGCAATGGCATATATTTCCTAGAAGGCAAACCAAATTTGATGATGAACCCTTCTTTGGGACAGTTCAAGGCTTTGCCAGAATCCCATTTCGCAACACCCTTTGGTGGAAATTCTTTAATGGATTACACCGGATTCGGCTTTGATCCAAAAACCAACGACTATAAAGTTGTTGTGATCAAGGATCTTTGGATTAGGGAAAAAGGTGAAGAACATCTTGGGTGGTGGAGAACAGAGTTATACAGCCTTAACTCTAACTCATGGAGAAAGCTTGATGCTGTTCTTCCACTTCCCATTGAAATTTGGAGCTCTTCTCGTGTCTACACTTTGGTGAACAATTGTTGTCACTGGTTGGGTTACGTTGAAGATGAGCTTGGTAAAAGAAAAGATGTGGTTCTAGCATTTGACATGGTTAATGAAACCTTCAGAAAGATTCATGTACCGAGAGTACGAGATTCTCGGGAAGAATCCTCGGCGACGCTTGTCCCACGTGACGAGTCGGCTCGAATTGGCGTGGTTGTTCACCCAGTGAGAGCGAATGAAAAATCCTATGATGTTTGGGTGATGAAAGATTATTGGAACCAAGACTCTTGGGTTAAGGTATACAGTGTTGGACCCGTGCAAGTGATTTCAACGCTTGTGGGGATTTGTGGGAGAGACCAATTTCTTTGGAAAAACAACAATGAAGAGTTGGTGATGTATGAAGCTGAATCAGGGAAAGTAAAATGTCTCCAAGTTTTTGGTAAGAATGATTCACTAAGAGCTGCTAGATATATGGAAAGCATTCTTTCACTTCACAGGGGAAACGAGTTTAGTCGACAATGTGTTTCAATTGATTGGGTCCATGATCGTTGA
- the LOC140180264 gene encoding uncharacterized protein, protein MYLRCYTQENPKDWFKLLPWAAYNYNSSFYSAIGMMPFKAVFRRDPPPILKYEPRPSDTPSLQEQLQQRHRVLVTLRRNLERLYSQNSVARKNQKLSMRYFGPFPISGRIGKVAYRLALPPIAKIHPVFHISLLKKCEGTPEPTTISTSLLIDEQGCKLQPHMVLGHRMIKNNEKWQEEILIKWHNLSDKEATWKLYEEMRSTYTSFVLQDMVVFHVEGNDTIRRGNRVERNTLRGEGRYDSN, encoded by the exons ATGTATCTACGGTGCTACACTCAAGAGAACCCCAAAGATTGGTTCAAGCTTCTACCATGGGCTGCCTATAATTACAATTCGTCTTTTTACTCGGCCATTGGCATGATGCCATTCAAGGCGGTCTTTAGGAGAGATCCTCCTCCTATCCTAAAATATGAACCAAGACCATCAGACACTCCATCATTGCAAGAACAGCTACAACAGCGGCACAGGGTCCTCGTGACGTTGAGGAGAAACTTAGAACGG TTGTATTCACAAAATTCGGTGGCACGAAAGAACCAAAAATTGTCCATGAGGTATTTCGGCCCTTTTCCGATTAGTGGTCGAATTGGGAAAGTGGCATATAGGCTTGCTCTACCCCCTATAGCTAAGATCCACCCGGTTTTTCATATTTCCTTACTCAAAAAATGTGAAGGCACCCCTGAACCAACCACTATTTCCACATCCTTGTTGATTGATGAACAAGGTTGTAAACTACAGCCACATATGGTATTGGGACATCGcatgataaaaaataatgaaaaatggcAAGAGGAGATCTTAATTAAATGGCATAACCTGTCCGACAAAGAAGCTACTTGGAAGCTGTATGAGGAAATGAGATCAACTTACACATCTTTTGTCCTTCAGGACATGGTCGTTTTTCACGTGGAGGGTAATGATACAATAAGGAGGGGCAATAGAGTCGAAAGAAACACACTGCGAGGAGAAGGGAGATATGATTCTAACTAA